A genome region from Chelonia mydas isolate rCheMyd1 chromosome 24, rCheMyd1.pri.v2, whole genome shotgun sequence includes the following:
- the MRPL9 gene encoding 39S ribosomal protein L9, mitochondrial, producing MLRLGAGRGCGLLLRGLGGEQLGAQSRGLGLSLSRGTVVVERWWKVPLSKEGRPPRLHPRRHRIYRLVEDTKTQPKGELELILTQSVDNLGSRGDVVSVKKSLAHNKLLLEGLAVYASPENKKMFEEEMKLRDEGKLERLQTQSGEKTVQFLRSCRLEVGMKNNVKWELNNEIVARHFLKNLNVFVTPHAVKLPDEPITRWGEYWCEVTVNGLDTVRVPMSVVNFMRPKTKRYKYWLAQQAAQAALKG from the exons ATGCTGaggctgggagcggggcggggctgcGGCCTCCTGCTGCGGGGGCTCGGCGGGGAGCAGCTGGGGGCGCAGAGCCGGGGGCTGGGCCTCTCGCTCAGCCGG GGCACCGTGGTGGTGGAGCGCTGGTGGAAGGTCCCGCTGAGCAAAGAAGGGCGCCCGCCTCGCCTGCACCCCAGGAGGCACCGCATCTACAGGCTGGTGGAAGACACCAAGACCCAGCCcaagggggagctggagctgatCCTCACTCAGTCTGTGGACA ACTTGGGAAGCCGGGGTGATGTTGTCTCAGTGAAGAAATCTCTGGCTCATAACAAGCTCCTCCTTGAGGGGCTTGCAGTTTATGCCTCTCCggagaacaaaaaaatgtttgaggAGGAAATGAAG CTGCGTGATGAAGGGAAGCTGGAGAGACTTCAAACCCAGAGCGGAGAAAAG ACCGTCCAGTTCCTGAGGAGCTGCCGTCTGGAGGTGGGGATGAAGAACAACGTGAAGTGGGAGCTGAACAACGAGATCGTCGCCCGCCACTTCCTGAAAAAT CTTAATGTCTTTGTGACGCCGCATGCGGTGAAGCTGCCCGATGAGCCCATCACGAGATGGGGTGAATACTGGTGTGAAGTGACG GTGAATGGCTTGGACACCGTCAGGGTGCCGATGTCTGTGGTGAACTTCATGAGGCCAAAGACCAAGCGCTACAAATACTGGCTGGCCCAGCAAGCGGCTCAGGCAGCATTGAAGGGGTAA